One segment of Candidatus Polarisedimenticolaceae bacterium DNA contains the following:
- a CDS encoding hydroxymethylglutaryl-CoA reductase, which translates to MIPSFVLKRLYSQGSLETNAGGVRFALKNRLSDAVLTGLRRIQINGSEVPLHAVELEFTDGRRLPAELVSKENPVRFPLREIVRVHAPGEIGAGKNHKIHLAFETSPFGQVAFTVEDAARTDTGPARKAEGIPGDRANDWAPEMVAGRRRWLEERTGVRLEHLDKYSWEPALAKGNCENLVGVAQVPVGLAGPLRIHGEHARGEYLIPMATTEGTLVASYNRGMKVLNLAGGVTCTVSDDRMQRAPVFVFRSAREARDFRDWVGRNMTSIREAAESTSSVARLLDIDAYLSNAFAFLRFSFSTGDAAGQNMVGKATLAACSWILSHVDSVVSFYLESNFATDKKGSHVNMLRTRGKRVTAEATIPRAIVQDHLHTEPETLHHQAQIATIGAYLSGASNNGAHSANGIAAMFIACGQDVANVAESSAGIVYTDVTPAGDLYLSLTIPALIVATHGGGTGLPTQRECLEILGCRGKGKASRFAEIVAGVALAGELSLGSAIASFDWVTSHETLGRNR; encoded by the coding sequence ATGATTCCCTCGTTCGTCCTCAAGCGCCTTTACTCCCAGGGAAGCCTCGAGACGAACGCCGGCGGCGTTCGCTTCGCGTTGAAGAACCGATTGAGCGATGCCGTGCTCACCGGCCTGCGCCGGATCCAGATCAACGGCTCGGAGGTCCCGCTCCACGCGGTCGAGCTCGAGTTCACCGACGGGCGGCGCCTCCCCGCCGAGCTCGTCTCGAAGGAGAACCCGGTCCGCTTCCCGCTCCGCGAGATCGTCCGCGTGCACGCGCCGGGGGAGATCGGCGCGGGGAAGAACCACAAGATCCACCTCGCCTTCGAGACGTCCCCCTTCGGCCAGGTCGCGTTCACCGTGGAGGACGCCGCCCGGACGGACACGGGACCCGCCCGCAAGGCCGAGGGGATCCCGGGGGACAGGGCCAACGACTGGGCCCCCGAGATGGTCGCCGGCCGGCGCCGGTGGCTCGAGGAGCGCACGGGAGTCCGTCTCGAGCACCTCGACAAGTACTCGTGGGAGCCCGCCCTCGCGAAGGGGAACTGCGAGAACCTCGTCGGGGTCGCGCAGGTTCCGGTCGGGCTCGCCGGCCCGCTGCGGATCCACGGCGAGCACGCACGCGGCGAGTACCTGATCCCGATGGCGACGACCGAAGGAACCCTCGTCGCCTCCTACAACCGTGGCATGAAGGTGCTCAACCTCGCGGGGGGAGTCACCTGCACCGTCAGCGACGACCGGATGCAGCGCGCGCCGGTTTTCGTGTTCCGCTCGGCGCGCGAGGCGCGGGACTTCCGGGATTGGGTCGGCCGGAACATGACGTCGATCCGGGAAGCGGCCGAATCGACCTCGAGCGTGGCGCGCCTGCTCGACATCGACGCCTACCTCTCGAACGCCTTCGCGTTCCTGCGTTTCAGCTTCTCCACCGGCGACGCCGCCGGGCAGAACATGGTGGGGAAGGCGACGCTCGCCGCGTGCAGCTGGATCCTGTCGCACGTCGACTCGGTCGTCTCCTTCTACCTCGAGTCGAACTTCGCGACCGACAAGAAGGGCTCGCACGTGAACATGCTCCGCACGCGCGGCAAGCGCGTGACCGCGGAGGCGACGATCCCGCGGGCGATCGTGCAGGACCATCTCCACACCGAGCCCGAGACGCTGCACCACCAGGCGCAGATCGCCACGATCGGAGCGTACCTCTCCGGGGCGTCGAACAACGGCGCCCACTCCGCGAACGGCATCGCGGCGATGTTCATCGCCTGCGGGCAGGACGTGGCCAACGTCGCCGAGAGCTCGGCGGGGATCGTCTACACCGACGTGACGCCGGCGGGGGATCTCTACCTCTCCCTCACGATCCCCGCGCTGATCGTCGCGACCCACGGCGGCGGCACGGGTCTTCCCACGCAGCGCGAGTGCCTCGAGATCCTCGGGTGCCGCGGCAAGGGAAAGGCCAGCCGGTTCGCGGAGATCGTCGCCGGCGTCGCGCTCGCGGGGGAGCTCTCGCTGGGCTCGGCGATCGCTTCGTTCGACTGGGTCACGAGCCACGAGACCCTGGGAAGGAACCGGTAG
- a CDS encoding AarF/UbiB family protein, with translation MDADATVAERAVAAPAARFETRVPEPPAGLTRRFLKTHRHAAGLLVGMLVANVRRRAEDGSHRGPGFLLQRVAAAALRPFLSRALRDLPFPVQLRRRLEALGPTYVKLGQILSLREDILPRSITEELKHLLDRLPAVPFETFLAQVEHELGRKASEAFLWIDPVPLGSASIAQVHRATTRDGHDVILKVVKPGIAQTLERDALLLRGLGRVLQIPLGRFQPRRVLDEFCDYTLREVDLRLEADNAETFAANFRDLPDIVFPRIFREHSGKSVLCMEFLDGVRPDTPEARGLPAEDRNRLVDLGAASIIRMLYLDGFFHADLHPGNLIILPGARCGFIDLGMVGRFDSQLRRTLLYYYYALVSGDSEGAARYLAAIAQPGRGGDPVGFRKEVEEICRRWKRRATFEGFSLAQLILESVARGGKYRMYFPVEMVLMVKALVTFEGVGHVLNPGFDVAAVSHPHIQRIFLGQFSPWRLAKDSLRGVPELIDAIVKAPMLVTEGLQVLDRATRRQPESPWVGIRATLLSGFCLVAGAVLVAAGARPGLAVALFAIAFLLAWRRGG, from the coding sequence ATGGACGCCGACGCGACGGTCGCCGAACGTGCCGTGGCCGCTCCGGCCGCGCGATTCGAGACGCGCGTCCCGGAGCCGCCGGCCGGGCTCACCCGTCGGTTCCTGAAGACCCACCGCCACGCGGCGGGACTGCTCGTGGGGATGCTCGTCGCCAACGTGCGACGGCGCGCCGAGGACGGCTCCCACCGCGGCCCCGGGTTCCTGCTGCAGCGCGTCGCGGCGGCGGCGCTGCGGCCGTTCCTGTCGCGCGCGCTGCGCGATCTCCCGTTCCCCGTCCAGCTGCGCCGGCGCCTCGAGGCGCTCGGCCCCACGTACGTGAAGCTCGGGCAGATCCTCAGCCTTCGCGAGGACATCCTGCCGAGGTCGATCACCGAGGAGCTCAAGCACCTGCTCGACCGCCTCCCCGCGGTCCCGTTCGAGACGTTCCTCGCGCAGGTGGAGCACGAGCTCGGCCGGAAGGCCTCGGAGGCGTTCCTCTGGATCGACCCCGTGCCGCTCGGATCCGCATCGATCGCCCAGGTGCACCGGGCGACGACCCGGGACGGGCACGACGTGATCCTGAAGGTGGTCAAGCCCGGGATCGCCCAGACCCTCGAGCGCGACGCGCTCCTGCTCCGCGGTCTGGGGCGCGTCCTCCAGATTCCGCTCGGGCGGTTCCAGCCGCGCCGCGTCCTCGACGAGTTCTGCGACTACACGCTGCGGGAGGTCGACCTGCGGCTCGAGGCCGACAACGCGGAGACCTTCGCCGCCAACTTCCGCGACCTCCCCGACATCGTGTTCCCCAGGATCTTCCGCGAGCACAGCGGGAAGAGCGTGTTGTGCATGGAGTTCCTGGACGGCGTCCGCCCCGACACCCCCGAGGCGCGCGGGCTTCCCGCGGAGGACCGCAACCGGCTCGTGGACCTCGGGGCCGCGTCGATCATCCGCATGTTGTACCTCGACGGCTTCTTCCACGCCGACCTGCACCCGGGGAACCTGATCATCCTGCCGGGCGCGCGCTGCGGGTTCATCGACCTCGGGATGGTCGGCCGGTTCGACAGCCAGCTGCGACGGACGCTCCTCTACTACTACTACGCGCTGGTCTCGGGAGACTCCGAAGGCGCCGCGCGCTACCTCGCGGCGATCGCGCAGCCCGGGCGCGGCGGCGACCCGGTCGGCTTCCGCAAGGAGGTCGAGGAGATCTGCCGGCGCTGGAAGCGCCGCGCCACCTTCGAGGGGTTCTCGCTCGCGCAGCTCATCCTCGAGTCGGTCGCCCGCGGCGGGAAGTACCGGATGTATTTCCCCGTCGAGATGGTCCTCATGGTGAAGGCGCTCGTGACCTTCGAGGGGGTCGGCCACGTCCTGAATCCCGGCTTCGACGTCGCGGCCGTCTCCCATCCGCACATCCAGCGGATCTTCCTGGGGCAGTTCAGCCCGTGGCGCCTGGCGAAGGACAGTCTTCGCGGCGTTCCCGAGCTGATCGACGCGATCGTCAAGGCCCCGATGCTCGTGACCGAGGGGCTGCAGGTGCTCGACCGTGCGACGCGACGCCAGCCGGAGAGCCCCTGGGTCGGCATCCGGGCGACGTTGCTGTCGGGTTTCTGCCTCGTCGCCG